In the genome of Pangasianodon hypophthalmus isolate fPanHyp1 chromosome 24, fPanHyp1.pri, whole genome shotgun sequence, the window attgtccaaatacttccagacctgactgtatataggcaccctattttgtttagtacaaactttgttatagttgttatatatatatttttattttatgactacttctacattatcgagtcagtacaaaaacattttagatttccaaacattagttttctagcaaaaattaaatgttgcagaaaaatgttttatgtcaGTGAAGAAAGCACCATATACCTAAGAGACCatgtttcagacaaaaaacatagtGAAGGCTGATGGATTTTTCATGCAAATATAAGAAGCAAGcacgacagtcaaagtctccagaagaactgtggctggttctgcaagatcagtaaaacttaccagctaacttccttataaaacacaaattgtatatgagactactaattttttttaaagcaaagggttatcacaccaaatatttactttgtttcatttattactgtttactgctctttatagtattttttttaaaatgtagaagctggccagattggttcgagctgccaagaaggatatagtaactcatatagtcactctttacaactgtggtaagaagaaaagtatctcagcatgcacaaaacatcgaaccttgaggtagatgggctacaacagcagaaaaccacattggattcctctcctgtcagccaagaacaggaaagtgaggcacaggctcactgaaactggacagttgaagacagATTCTTTCAGTCATattccaatttatttatttatttatttttcattttggagATAGGCATTAGGGGCTGTTATAAATCTCAACCCTTTTCTGTGTGAAGGTATGCTGCGGATTGTGATCAGAGGGCATGTTGTCTCCATGTTTGCTAATCAGGAGAGCTACAATCAGATTGTTGAGAAAGAGAATTTATGAGGCCAACTCCTCTTTTGAAACAGAATATTGCTTCAGAGAGGTTCAAATTGCCAAATGGTAGAAAATGCCAATAGTTCATTCTATGTGgtcttttttcacatttagaatcattttagaaaaaaaaaatcatataccATATAGTTGTCTCAGTCCTTCATAATTCTGCTGTTAATTTTATctacataaataaatctcaaattttataaatgtttgaaTCTTCTGACCatataatgtcattattttatttaaaaatctttatattattgtactgtattattACTTTCAAATTTTCTTGTGTCTGGAGTGGTACCATTAAAGTGCATTGGTTTTACTTTAATTGGACTAAGGACCAATTACGTACCTTACAAATGGTTGCCAGATAAAATAATCGTACTGAAGGTACAAAACATATCCCCTTGATGGTACCAGACCAGTGACAAGCATAAGTACAGCTTGGTCCTTATATTTCTGAGAGTTTAAGGCAAAATTGAACACATATTCATCATGTTTGATACTATTCCTGTTTCTACACCATTTCATTATGAATTTGTTACTTTAATTAGacatcaatcagccataacattaaaaccactgataggtgaagtgaataacattgattatctcattacaatagcacctgtcaaggggtgggatatattaggcagcaagtgaacagtcagttctcgaagttgatgttttggaagcaggaaaaatgggtaagcgttaggatctgagcaactttgacaaagGCCAATTTgtgatgactgggtcagagcaatcatgtggcctggtctgatgaatcacattttcttccacatcatgtggatggctgggtgtgtgtgttgcttacctggggaagagatgacaccaggatgcactaaGGGAAGTAgacaagccggcagaggcaatgttctgctgggaaactttgggttctggcattcatgtggatgttactttgacacataccaccacCCAAACATTGTTGCGGACCAagtacatcccttcatggcagcggtattccttaatggcagtggcctcattcagcaggataatgcaccctgccacactatgaaaattattcaggaatggtttgaggaacatgataaagagttcaaggtgttgaattCCCTCAGATCTCAATACGATCAAGCATCTATGGGATGtaatggacaaacaagtccgatccatggaggccccacttcGCAACTGACATGAATTAAAGAATCTAGttctaatgtcttggtgccagataccacagcacaccttcagaggtcttgtggagtccatgcctcgacgggtcagagctgttttggcagcacaagggggacctatacaatattaggcaggtggttttaatgttatggctggtcggtgtataaacaaacatttgtgtaatttaaatgtaaaaaaatgtactgaatgTAGATGAGACATGTAGATTAAATGTAGACTGCTATGCAGACTAAATCAGTATCCATTTCTAcattcagtacatttttttattaaatttttttgctgtttttttttagttatctTATCTTAGTTATCATATCTTAGTTAGCCAAAGTGCATAGCTGAAAGGTCCTGGTTCCAGATCAGGTATGCCAATGTTATCTGTGCCTTCTGAAAGAATTACTTGTCTCCTCCCATACTATTGTACacataattactgtaatatGACACTAGCAGttttagttttctttaaatatgaAGTGAGATGCAAATCCTGAGCCAAAATGTTTCACATATAATAAGGCATAAAGGAgaagttgttttattaataaacaatgaGACTGAAACGGGTTCAGCAACTGTGATCGAGTGTGCAATGTAATCTGTTTTCTGGAGTGTTTTTGTACAGAGGCAACACAAAGCCATTCAATGCAGAGCCACACTATAGTGTGAGAATGACTAAGTGAACATGATCTCTTATTTCACCTGCACCTGCTAACAGTCAACAGCTTCTatctaatgaataaaataaaattaaaaaaatactaataataaggAGGCATTAATGAGACACATTTCTTCAATATACATGCccaattagtttttatttatgaagTGTAAGATCTTGAAGTtctataaaataatcatttgaaagttcataaatatatacttttagAAGTTACATTTCTTTGAGTACACTAAAAAAGACATGTTAACAGGCGACTTCAGTGTAATGCAGTGACATCTGTCAGTGTTAACTGAATCATAACATAGTAtgaaatacacacattacataagATGTAGATAATGAACCTCACTTTGAAATTTGAACTGTGACCAGAGTAAAACAGTCATTCTTGGGCTCATTTTTTTACGCTCTTATTGTGAGGCATTTAACTTGTACTCAAAGCTCTTTACTATAAATTCTATGgacaaaaaaagtataaataatttattcaaaatggATAACAAGCTTACTAGGACCAGACTTCATGATTTAGTTcctaaatgtaatttattccTTCAGGTGCAGCAAATCTAAACTTGTACCTCCTCAGTGGTTTACCAAACAGCAATTGATGCCATCTGAAAAGAATCAAGCAGCTTAAGGTAGTATTTAAGTAGTAAAAATATTGCCACAGATACAGCAAGTTAAAAGATGTGCATTTGGGTACTAGGTTTAGCTATGATCAAGGTTAGTATGTACAAAAAGTGCAAGAAGCAGCAGAAAGTGCTATGCACACATATGGATGCATTGAAGTGAGAGAGGCACTCCTGTTAGTTGTGTATGTGGTGGAGTGAGGAAAAGCCAATACATTATTTACCAATGCAAAGGGAACTTCAGCTTATCATATCCTCAAGTCAAAGTAGTTAACTAGAATAAGTCATACTTCATAAAACTTGTCAATGTCTTCTTTGTACATTTTCGAGACAACTGGCCTTTTGAGCTTCATAGTAGGACCTGAAAAAGTCACAACAGGGAGAAAAAATTGTCATGAAACCTGTAAGACGTTCCAGTTAATGTACTGAGAAATGCATTTAGTACTTAATCTCTATTATGAgctgtaaaataattataaatgctTTGTAATAAGCTATAGGTCCAATATGGAGTCCTTTAGgatttattctttttcattcagGCATATTACaatagttttattaattcattcttcttcagtaactgctttatcctgttccGGATCTCATGTTGGAGCCTATAACCGAAGAATACTAGgcataggatgccagtccattgcagggcaccatgcacatttATACACGAATTcccacctaggggcaatttagtgtagccaatccacctactgtcatgttttgggaggtggaaggcaATCTgtgaactcagaggaaacccatgtggacaagGGAAGAGACATGTCAAtgtccacatagacagtaacccaaactcaagatcaaaccagggaccctggagctgtgaagaaGAAATTCTACTCACTGTGCCTCCCACAAAGATTTTAATCTTAATTTATCTCTATTCTGCAATTTTTTGCTAATATATTTTGTTGTCCAGCTATGTGCATTATTAGTATAATTATCTAAATGTATACCAAAACATCTGGTCTATAAGATTTGCTGTTTGCAGATCCACAAAACTTTCCTACCTGACCattgtactatttttttttttttttttggctctgtaTCAGGCCTTTCACAGTGAAGCTCAGTgatacaaataatacaaatctgtgtgtaaatatatgatTTGATGTTCACATGATAATCATCCAGAAAGACATGCACTGAAAAAACGAGCTGCTGTTACTGTCTTACAAATTTCTGGCATGATCAAAGTCATGCAtatacttcatttaaaaaatccttacCAAGCTCCCCTCCATTTATTGAGAAGTCCTGAGATAACAGTGTCCACTTCTGGACCTTCTGAGCATTGGACGTGGCCTTGGCATTGACCCTGTCCACACCCTCCTGGATGAGTTTGTAAATGGCTGGTTCTTTGTTGCTGATGATCTCCGAGACCTTGCTTGCCATGACGCCATGTTGCCTGCAGAACTCTACAGCCAGTGGGGTCAGCTCATCAGTGGGGTCTCCATTGTCATCAGCCTTACACTGTGGATTGCGAAAGGTTTGACTTTGAGTTTTGTGAAAGAGAGCTTTAAGATACATTTTATTCAAAGCTGTTAAAAATGAACAGGGCCATGCTAAGTGTTTCTCTCTATATCTGTTACAGTTAGGCAGTTATCATTTTTGGATGGAGTAACATTTGGAAAGCTGAATGAATGACAAATTGATTGTCTTACTTTGAGAGTGAGAAGCATGGAGAGGAATTTCTTTTTGTCTCCCACCAGCATGGCATTGCTAATGATGGGCAGTTCCTCCTTGACTGCATCCTCAATGGGAACTGGTGGGATGTTCTCTCCTCCGGCTGTGATGATTagctctgtttaaaaaaaaaaaaaaaaaaaacatacagcaaGCATTCTTGTTTTAGTCTAATAAGCAAGAGTCATACAAAAAGCTCTCAATATGTAAGTAAATCAAGGACTATAACTGTTCTGTTTAGGTGTAGTAATTTCCTATATTTAGTAATAATTCCAAACTGGAGCCATTATTCAGACAAGTTTGGCAGCTCTATTATTCACTAATGGCACTAACCATCTGGTCATAGTAATGAGTGCATCAGCGTAACCTACAGTGAAAGAATTTCTACCTTTTATCCTTCCTGTAATGTAAAGGAAGTCATTCATGTCATGCTTTCCAAGGTCTCCTGAATGCAGCCAGCCTTCTGAGTCCAGTGCCTCTTTGGTTTTATCAGCCATATTCAGGTATCCCATGAAGACATGACGGCCCCAGAAACACACCTCCCCATTGCCATCTGCATCTGGCTTGTCCAGCTTTGTTTTGCAGCCTGGTATCACCTTACCACAGCTGCGGGAAAATATTGAAACTATGAATAAACTTTATGGTTACATGTACTATAAGTAAATTTGAGCAGTTTCATAGTTTATGGTTGAACAGGTAGTTTTAAAAAAGctcacattatttgtttttaaattaatattagtaACATTATGTTTTATCACTGAGTGCATTTACATGCATACTAATATAACATCTAATCACAGCAGTTAAGCAAATTTTGATATAACCACCATACTACAATAATTTATGCGTTCTTAAAGTTGttatcagggttttttttttaaatcagattgcATGTGTGCAAACATGTTTTAAACAGTATGCTAGATTTGAATTTTACAGCAAATCTTTCTTCAATGAGTTTATTGCCAGGTTGGAAAGCAACTATTGTGGTGCATcatatatttagaaaaaaaacatctgattaCTGACTGCCTCATGTAGATCCTTAAATTGTGAAATTGCCCTACTGTGGACATAAAACAAACGAAAATAATCAAAGGCATCTACAGGAAGTGAATTATGAGACAGACCTCATAATGCAGAAGCTGTCAGACCAGGACATGGTGTGAGGGCCCGTACTCTCACTCATGCCATACAGCTCATAGATGGGGATGTTCAGACTCATGAAGTATTCCAGTGTGTCCTTAGTGATTGGCGCTGCCCCTGTAAAGCAGTGCTTGCAGCGATCCATCCCAAGAGCAGCACGTACCCTCTTAAAGACTATGCTATTAGCCAGTGTGAAGCCCCAGGGCACTGAGGTATTACTGAAGATCAGAGCACAAGAACATTACTCATTCACATATTTCTGTGAAATACTCCAAACTTCCTCTATAAGGTAATGGATTATGCCAAAACATACTTGTTCATTGCGTTGTAGCTGGCCTGAAGTCCTACACCCTTGGCCCAATCGGCAATTTTCTTCTTCATGAGCGAAGACTTTGCACCGATGTCTTTCATTGCTTCCTGCATCTTCTCCCATACACGTGGAACACCCAAGAAACTTGTGGGACGCACTTCTCTCAAAGTGGTGGCCAAAGAACCCTGCAGGGACACATCATTCATCCCACTTCGACTTACTCCAGCATAAAACAACTGTGCTACATCTGCAATATGACAGTACACTCATGTATGATGACTGCTATTTCTCAGCATGCATTTTTATACTGGGATGTAATGAAGattatagctagctaatacaaataaattcaattcattATACCGTTTATGCTTCTTTTATATTTGatctacatttataaatacaaataatgcatttatataaatacaatacTAAATACAATGCTAACCTTCAGTGCATCTGGTTGGGCAAAATACGTGGTGCCTGCAAATTTAATGCAGATCCAAATGTCATTCACTTGGGCAGCCACATGACTGAGGGGCAGATAGCTCACTATAGATTCCTCCCCCATGTTCAGACCGATCACTTTTCCTGCTGCGTTTGCAGTCCACATGACCTGACCAGAGGAAGGGCACCAGATTACATGTGTATTAATTAACCTAATCTCTTCATTTGAACATGGAAATAGCATCTTAttaattaaaagtttatttgtttattacgTCAGTACCAAAAATGTTATGTTCTCAATACCCTTATATCTCAATACCTTTTTAATGAAAGCAGTTCAGTTATAACTTACATTGTCATGACTGAGCATAACCCCTTTAGGGTTTCCTGTGGTTCCTGAAGTATAGATAAGGGTGCAGCATTCATTAGCACTCTGACTGTCAATTACCGCATCCAGCTCAGCATCTGAAATGTCCTTCCCAACCTTCATAAACTCAGCCCACTAAAAGAACAGATAGTTCATCAGTTGTGCAACCGGTCCTGTATCTCATGAAACATTGTGTGCTACAAATATTTTCCGATATGCTTTCCATTTAAAACTGAATCAGTTCTTTTAGGTACACTGTCATGTAGTTTTAAAGGAAATTTGCTGGTAATTTTCCAAGCATCTTGAAGAACCTGCCACAGTTCACCTGGAGAGTCTGGCTATCACACTTGCTTCTCTCTAAGCAATCAAACTCATATATATACTGATCTGTCTTTAAAAActaactgaatattaaataattaaacaccCCAGCAACTTCATTTAAATATGTTGTTGTGTTGGAAAAGAGATTCCATGGATGCCAGGGCCCCAAATACAATGAagtttaaaattatttgcataGGAAATAATTCTACATAAGGAGCCGTTAATGTTAGCAGGTAAATAGTCTCACTAGCATTCTTTAGACTCTAGACCTCTTCTTCACTAAACATGGCTACTTTTACATGTGGAGGTCATTTGACTCACCTTGCAACTGATTGACCACTGACTTTTTCTGGATGTTTGAGTATCTCATTTACTTACCACTGTGCCATAGGAAAATGCTATTGAACTTTGGGCCTACCGTGTATACGTTTGACATCTTAGTCTTCACTTCTCCTTTGTATTGAACGATTGCCTTCAGATGTGGTAGTTGGTCTTTAACCTAAGAAACAGACATTGGCAGCAGACTAACTTGTTTATTTcaactgcatttcatttttcacagaatttcatgtttttctgtttgtttgttttgttttgttttgttctctatCACAGTCATAAATGGTCTTCATTGGTAAGGATATTGTGCAGCATGACCATCTGCTTTTTTGGAAATTGGGCTTCTGTAATTGTAATGCATTTATGAGCTAAATACCTGGAGGATCTTTGCTAGCTGTTTGTCATTTTCAACCACTAACACATTGGCTTCGCAGTTATAAGCCACATAATGACAGGCTTCTGGAGAGTTGGTGGTGTAGATTCCAACAGCAAGGCCTCTGAAGAACAAACCAATGatctttcattattttaactATGAATAAATCATGCatgctttttcatattttagctTGACTTATACAGTTTTATGCAAAAGTTTCAGCACCCCTCACCAAGTTAcacattttgttgatttttaaagtgaaaagaaggtaaacacaacctctgtaactatttttataacaacacttttctgcaaatgttaatgcacagttactttatatttgattaatttaaaaaaaaaaaaaaaaaaaggaaaaaaataattgtggcatgtgcaaaCATTGTCAATCTTTGCAAGTCAGTACATAGTAACACCCCCTTTGGCAGATTTCTTAGCTCTGTCTTGCATGAATAGCATGTTTAACATCTACACACAGATTTTCATTGATGTTCAAGTCAGCGTACTGAACAGCGTACAAAATATTCTGTTACAGTGGTTgcatttacttcttttcacttcaaaaatcaacaaaatatgtgaATTGGTCAGGGATGCCCAGACTCTTATACATAACTGTAAGTCCTATAGATAAAAATgtttggatatatatatatactgaacAAAGAAACATATGTGAATATAGAACAGGGATATAAGAAGTAGTACCCTGCCATGATGCAACCAACGTCTGCGATGAACCACTCAGGAGAATTGAATCCCAGAATACCAACACCATGGAAGCGCTCCAGccccaactacacacacacacacacacacacacacacacacacacacacacacacacacacacacacacacacacacttgagttTCAACTCACAGCCGTGCAGAGGCTTTTGTAGTCACACTACTGCACTGTTTTTTTGAACTACTGCAaaacactatttttaaaatagtgttttaaatacaaaaatattacactgtGTTTAAATTCAGAAGTTCATTCTACTTTAGCAGTACATGTATGTTGTCTGAACTCAggatttcatttaaatgatcaATTTTATCCAAACTGAACTGTCCAGTTCCTTTGTGTCTCTGTACCTGCCCTTTGTCCTAAAACTACATATGCCTTGAGGGTTGTCCTTCAGCAATAAGAGGCTCACCTGGGCAGTTCTACATTTTTCTAGGGACtgagctaatttctgggccagaaaattttaaacagattaatgaaaataaaaagactagAAAGAAATCCAGTAGCAACATTGCATATTTTCTAAAGTACGTTTGAAATTATTCGATTATTATAAGTCTAGAATATgcttaaaaattacaaactgcagcttttagaCAGAATGGGATATGCACATGAAGCATTACATTTTTCATGCATTCAGTGCTGGCAATGAAAAACCAGCGTTCAGAGCCTGCATGACAATAACAGACAGCATCTGTGCACACGGTAGTGTACATGTGGGAAGgtttttatgaaaaatgatatttttagttTCTTTGCTTGCttgttatgtatttttatatgcatAGTGACCCTAACTAGTTCACTATGCATATTGATATCAATTTATGGAGCATTAATTATCAGACAATAGTGAAGCTGAAAACAAATGGCACAAATACACCCCAGTATATAATGAAGAATTTCAATAATTTGTGAAGTGAAATGTTATGAACTAACTGAGTTACAGAATACCTTAGTTGAGAGGCCAGGACACTTCAAGGAGAAAAACTGGTTTAAGTAGTTCTGACAGTCCAATGCCAGAGGCACTGAGGACACATTACAATTTTGAGGGTAAAAGAATTAGCTGTAAATCTTGTTAAGCAAAAGTTTGTGTTAAACTGAAAATCTGGTACCCAGAAAGGCTGATAGAGAATTGGGGTGATATTGAATAAggctgttttaaataaattctgcTGAGCTGAAATGCATTGAATTTACCCCAAATTCTGAACTATATCTACCTTTCTATATATTTGTGCACTTTGACTATCATCATCTGAAAAATAAACTGTTATTTGTTATCTTATGTGTCACTGCAACATCTAAGGGTTGCACTGCAACACAACGACAGCTGCTATAGTTAATAACCTCAGTTCTAAGGGAATGATGCATTTATCTACAAGGTGTTATTTTTGAACACTCCATATTTACATTCCCATACTGTACTGCTTTTGTTGctgctttgtacatctgagctGTTGCACTATTACTGCAAAATGCTGTTCATACTGCCTACAATGTTATTTTGTTGCTACAGTTGCACACATAGGATATATACTTTCTTAATTGTAATCTTTATATGTTATTTCTTTTATAGCATCTAATAAGGAAATTGCAAACCCATGTTCATTGCACTTCTGCACTGACAATAAAGATATTCTACTCTATTATACGCATACCTTGAGAAAGCTCTTGGCTGCAGCTCGGCACTGCTGTTGGTATTCCTTATAGGTCAGTTTAACCCAAACTCCGTCCTTCTTTGAGCAGAGAGCTGGGTGATCTCCGAAATTATCCACCGTCCACTGGAACACCTGATGGATGGTAAGAGGAGTCTCAGAGCCTGGACCCGACTCACTCATCCTTAGCTTTACTGCCTTGTCCCTTGTGATACTCCAGTACTGCTCGGCTGGAGTCAAGCGTACTTCACCTGAAATTGGGATTGATTCATCATCTGGTGGAACAGCACAGCATTCGGGACAACAGTTTGGCATAATTAGGCTTTCAAAAAGGTTTtcaaaaaagcatgaaaatagTAGATGAAAAGTGAAGTTTCTGCTGTCTCACGCCTTAAGTTGCTGCTGTCTCACGTCACTTAATTCTAAAGCAGCTTAGCAAGAGGGAAGTTCAAGCTTGAGTTACAGGAAGGATATGGAATGTCTGATCTTACCAATcaggtttctgtgtgtgaggaaaaaaaaaagtaggcaTTGCTATCGCCAAGTAACACAAACTGGCTTGTTAAATTCTGCACTTGCACTTATATAATAAGGAAGCTACATAATCCTGCTTTTCAAATTTTATTACTAAATCCATAATGATGGATAGTAACACTaagtacataaataataaaagtacttttttttcagttgaatgACAATGTGTTTATTCAAACAGGGCTTCAAATATCATGAATGCTTGATCTATATCTTCCTGTAGATCTGCCAAAGGACAGAAATGTCAGTACTTTCAGCTCTGACGCAAAGAATAACAAGCATAAACTCTGAATTTTACCTGCAGCCTTGCGGGCCCCTCCTACAGTAGCATCAACTGCAGTGTCCtcaaaaccactgacagatgcTTCCTCATTTTTGCTGATTACATCTGTTTGCGCCTTCTTTGAAATCCCTGCATTCATATCACCAGTTGGACTGTCAATCCCAGAATCATCGGATAAATTGATTTCTTTCACCTTGTCGGCCACCGAGCCCATGATATTGTTTCCAATTAAAGCAGTCATAAAGTTGCCATTAAGTTGTGTTCTAGAGTCTTGGAGTGGCTGCTTTTCTCTGAGATGGTGCTGAGTATCTTTTATAGTGCTAGCAGCAGAGCAACAAAAGAAACATGACTACCATTGTTCACTTGGAGACAAACACATGCAATCTAATCCATGTAATTTCTTTAATTGTTAtgtacaaattatacaaaaacTACAAAAGGCAAGTCTACATACCTCTCTGAATTATTTTCCAAGGTGTTTGAAAGGCTGGGTCCACTGACTGACATTATGGAATggctttaaaacaacaaaacactttaaaaatgaaaaaaaaaattgcatttattaGTTACAAAAAATCCAGCCTCCAGCTTACAAAATATTTGCAATATGCAGTTAGTACAAACTATAAGTACAAGATTTTAACCATGTAAGTTATCAAGCTTAAATAATAACAGTGAGCCTCCAGGTTTGTATCTCTGTTATTACTCCAATACTAGTTGATTTGACTCCAATGGTGTGCTTTTTATGAGAGCATCTTGTTGCAACACATTGACAGTATGTGTTATGTAAACCAATGCTGAGTCAGGAGCAGAAGAGTGATGAAAGTATGGTGTTAGAAGCTGGCATGGTGCATTTCACTGTCAACAGTCTACCTTTCACCCATATCTGTTGACCAGATTAAAACTCCACCTCAAGGACAGTGGGATAATATGTGAACATTTGCTTAAAAGCAGTTTACGTTCATATGGTTGCTCACTCATATAAAACACAAACCCTAAACCACTGGTGCCATCTAGAGAAGTTTAGAGCTAATGCAATTATAGATGAGCAGGAGAATTAATTACAGAGGATCATGAAAATTGTAAAGGATGGGACCTGAGCGCACTTTGGACAGCAAGGGCACATATTTTGCTTTTGTTCCCAATGGTTTAACCAACCAATTCCCATTGCAGTAGTGGGTCTGTAACCTACATCCTCATCGCCAGTGTGAGAGGGCGAAAGGACAAAGTTCATCATTACAACACTGGTGTGGCAACACTAAGGTTTGCTCTCGAATGAACTTTTCGCACAAACTGCTACATGCCATGGACCACATCCCACATGCAAATTGAAATGTAACAGCAACAGCTTGGAGAAATGGAATAATTCTTGAATAAGACAGGGCTCCTAAATAGTTCACCTGAGTTCACCTTCTGTTGGTATAGAGGTCACAAATGCTATAAGACACAGACAGATGCTCTGCACATTTATTTCCAGTACATTATATTAACCAAAACAAGTGTGATACTACACTCAACTAGaaaaagctgctttgttttaTAATCACAAAAACACTAATGATATCATGGCATTAAACATAtcagtgtcagcactgtttATCCAGTAACCCagcttttttcttcatttcttcagtcattaatatcattaatgtTCCTCTAAGCTACACACTT includes:
- the LOC113537023 gene encoding long-chain-fatty-acid--CoA ligase ACSBG2 isoform X2, with the translated sequence MSVSGPSLSNTLENNSESTIKDTQHHLREKQPLQDSRTQLNGNFMTALIGNNIMGSVADKVKEINLSDDSGIDSPTGDMNAGISKKAQTDVISKNEEASVSGFEDTAVDATVGGARKAAGEVRLTPAEQYWSITRDKAVKLRMSESGPGSETPLTIHQVFQWTVDNFGDHPALCSKKDGVWVKLTYKEYQQQCRAAAKSFLKLGLERFHGVGILGFNSPEWFIADVGCIMAGGLAVGIYTTNSPEACHYVAYNCEANVLVVENDKQLAKILQVKDQLPHLKAIVQYKGEVKTKMSNVYTWAEFMKVGKDISDAELDAVIDSQSANECCTLIYTSGTTGNPKGVMLSHDNVMWTANAAGKVIGLNMGEESIVSYLPLSHVAAQVNDIWICIKFAGTTYFAQPDALKGSLATTLREVRPTSFLGVPRVWEKMQEAMKDIGAKSSLMKKKIADWAKGVGLQASYNAMNNNTSVPWGFTLANSIVFKRVRAALGMDRCKHCFTGAAPITKDTLEYFMSLNIPIYELYGMSESTGPHTMSWSDSFCIMSCGKVIPGCKTKLDKPDADGNGEVCFWGRHVFMGYLNMADKTKEALDSEGWLHSGDLGKHDMNDFLYITGRIKELIITAGGENIPPVPIEDAVKEELPIISNAMLVGDKKKFLSMLLTLKCKADDNGDPTDELTPLAVEFCRQHGVMASKVSEIISNKEPAIYKLIQEGVDRVNAKATSNAQKVQKWTLLSQDFSINGGELGPTMKLKRPVVSKMYKEDIDKFYEV
- the LOC113537023 gene encoding long-chain-fatty-acid--CoA ligase ACSBG2 isoform X1 — encoded protein: MSVSGPSLSNTLENNSESTIKDTQHHLREKQPLQDSRTQLNGNFMTALIGNNIMGSVADKVKEINLSDDSGIDSPTGDMNAGISKKAQTDVISKNEEASVSGFEDTAVDATVGGARKAADDESIPISGEVRLTPAEQYWSITRDKAVKLRMSESGPGSETPLTIHQVFQWTVDNFGDHPALCSKKDGVWVKLTYKEYQQQCRAAAKSFLKLGLERFHGVGILGFNSPEWFIADVGCIMAGGLAVGIYTTNSPEACHYVAYNCEANVLVVENDKQLAKILQVKDQLPHLKAIVQYKGEVKTKMSNVYTWAEFMKVGKDISDAELDAVIDSQSANECCTLIYTSGTTGNPKGVMLSHDNVMWTANAAGKVIGLNMGEESIVSYLPLSHVAAQVNDIWICIKFAGTTYFAQPDALKGSLATTLREVRPTSFLGVPRVWEKMQEAMKDIGAKSSLMKKKIADWAKGVGLQASYNAMNNNTSVPWGFTLANSIVFKRVRAALGMDRCKHCFTGAAPITKDTLEYFMSLNIPIYELYGMSESTGPHTMSWSDSFCIMSCGKVIPGCKTKLDKPDADGNGEVCFWGRHVFMGYLNMADKTKEALDSEGWLHSGDLGKHDMNDFLYITGRIKELIITAGGENIPPVPIEDAVKEELPIISNAMLVGDKKKFLSMLLTLKCKADDNGDPTDELTPLAVEFCRQHGVMASKVSEIISNKEPAIYKLIQEGVDRVNAKATSNAQKVQKWTLLSQDFSINGGELGPTMKLKRPVVSKMYKEDIDKFYEV